One window from the genome of Oryza glaberrima chromosome 3, OglaRS2, whole genome shotgun sequence encodes:
- the LOC127765892 gene encoding syntaxin-121, producing MNNLFSSSWKRTGGGGGGGDGDIESGGGVEMAPPPGAAAGASLDRFFEDVESIKDELRDLERIQRSLHDANEGGKSLHDAAAVRALRARMDADVAAAIKKAKVVKLRLESLDRANAANRSVPGCGPGSSTDRTRTSVVAGLRKKLRDSMESFSSLRARISSEYRETVARRYYTVTGEQPDEATLDNLAETGEGERFLQRAIAEQGRGEVLGVVAEIQERHGAVAELERSLLELHQVFNDMAVLVAAQGEQLDDIETHVGRARSFVDRGREQLVVARKHQKSTRKWTCIAIIILLVLILVVVLPIVLKFVNNNKSSSSSPAPATPSPPPPTA from the coding sequence ATGAACAATCTCTTCTCTAGCTCGTGGAagcgcaccggcggcggcggcggcggcggcgacggggataTTGAatcgggcggcggcgtggagatggcgccgccgccgggggcggcggcgggggcgagcCTTGATAGGTTCTTCGAGGACGTGGAGTCGATCAAGGACGAGCTCCGCGACCTGGAGCGGATCCAGCGGTCGCTCCACGACGCCAACGAGGGGGGCAAGTCGCtgcacgacgcggcggcggtgcgcgcgcTGCGGGCGCGCATggacgccgacgtcgccgccgccatcaagAAGGCCAAGGTGGTGAAGCTCCGCCTCGAGTCGCTCGACCGCGCCAACGCCGCCAACCGCTCCGTCCCCGGGTGCGGCCCGGGCTCCTCCACCGACCGCACCCGcacctccgtcgtcgccggcctccgcaAGAAGCTCCGCGACTCCATGGAAtccttctcctccctccgcgCCCGCATCTCCTCCGAGTACCGGGAGACCGTGGCGCGGCGGTACTACACCGTCACCGGCGAGCAGCCCGACGAGGCGACGCTCGACAACCTCGCCGAGACCGGGGAAGGGGAGCGGTTCCTGCAGCGCGCGATCGCCGAGCAGGGCCGCGGCGAGGTGCTCGGCGTGGTCGCCGAGATCCAGGAGCGGCACGGCGCCGTGGCGGAGCTGGAACGCTCGCTGCTCGAGCTCCACCAGGTGTTCAACGACATGGCCGtgctggtggcggcgcaggGGGAGCAGCTCGACGACATCGAGACCCATGTCGGCCGCGCGCGCTCCTTCGTCGACCGCGGCCGCGAGCAGCTGGTGGTGGCGCGGAAGCATCAGAAGAGCACCCGCAAGTGGACCTGCATCGCCATCATCATCCTGCTCGtcctcatcctcgtcgtcgtcctccccatCGTGCTCAAGTTCGTCAACAACaacaagagcagcagcagctcgccggcgccggcgacgccgtcgccgccgccgccaacggcaTGA
- the LOC127767302 gene encoding protein IQ-DOMAIN 5-like isoform X2 encodes MGISARWLKSLVGMRKVEKQQQQSKENGDGGRVAQKRDGANHFHCQNQHGQDHDNLGAPEEFPDENGPSEGDSNALSCSEPAFSSPNVPVPQTEEELKEIWAATVIQTVFRAFLARRARRALKGLVRLQALVRGHIVRKQAAITLRCMQALVRVQARVRARRVRIALESQTDQQAILQEKINETHVREIEDGWCDSIGSVEDIQAKLLKRQEAAAKRERAMAYALTHQWQARQHAAITAFQPDKNSWGWNWLERWMAVRPWESRFLGSYAADGIPVSSGAMQDEENAVYTPHKKHVRRQTSTLHSNILNQKTCLPNSEGGGSSSNRSGGLASAKSKLKLSSREGCDEISARPSGLGTRSSSNPKERTGHLDPQGNKRFSLPASCVEAGKRMTNKSAATSGGYMVAFAGRKYAARSPPVFVSNSSYTVTSFTLVFEFNKGTLQNLYWKANGCSACSGQPSFTCVDQSCAISTANCTGKGGTVDCSPGIQLAFSGTDKHEAVLNSWYEVSKLRQYSLVGLFSNLKDSLTSQFSIFF; translated from the exons ATGGGCATCTCGGCGAGGTGGCTCAAGTCGTTGGTTGGGATGAGGAAGgtggagaagcagcagcagcagagcaaggagAATGGAGATGGTGGGCGAGTAGCACAG AAAAGGGACGGTGCTAACCATTTTCACTGCCAAAATCAGCACGGTCAAGACCATGATAACCTTGGAGCACCAGAAGAGTTTCCTGATGAAAATGGTCCATCAGAAGGTGATAGCAATGCACTTTCGTGCTCGGAACCCGCTTTTAGTTCACCTAACGTGCCTGTGCCTCAGACTGAAGAAGAACTCAAAGAGATCTGGGCTGCTACAGTTATTCAGACTGTGTTTAGAGCCTTCCTG GCTAGGAGAGCCCGTCGGGCTTTAAAAGGACTAGTTAGGCTTCAAGCCCTTGTAAGGGGTCATATAGTGAGAAAGCAAGCTGCTATAACACTCAGGTGTATGCAAGCTTTGGTGAGGGTTCAAGCCCGTGTTAGAGCAAGGCGAGTGCGCATTGCTTTGGAAAGCCAGACGGATCAGCAAGCTATTCTACAAGAGAAAATAAATGAGACACATGTGCGGGAAATCGAG GATGGTTGGTGTGATAGCATAGGATCTGTGGAAGATATCCAAGCAAAACTATTAAAGAGGCAGGAGGCAGCAGCCAAACGCGAACGAGCCATGGCCTATGCTCTAACTCACCAG TGGCAAGCAAGGCAACATGCAGCCATTACAGCATTTCAACCTGACAAGAACAGCTGGGGCTGGAATTGGCTAGAGAGATGGATGGCTGTTCGTCCATGGGAGAGCCGATTCCTGGGCTCTTATGCAGCAGATGGAATTCCTGTTAGTAGTGGAGCAATGCAAGACGAGGAAAATGCTGTCTATACTCCACATAAGAAACATGTTAGAAGACAAACTTCAACACTTCATTCAAACATACTGAACCAGAAGACCTGCCTACCAAACTCAGAGGGCGGTGGTTCCTCATCGAACCGGTCTGGTGGTTTGGCATCGGCTAAGTCAAAACTGAAACTGTCATCCAGAGAAGGATGTGATGAAATTTCGGCTCGTCCTTCGGGACTTGGAACTAGGTCGAGTAGTAATCCTAAGGAGAGGACTGGGCATTTAGATCCTCAAGGAAATAAGAGATTCTCCTTACCTGCCAGCT GTGTCGAAGCAGGCAAGCGCATGACGAATAAATCTGCG GCAACTTCTGGTGGCTACATGGTAGCTTTTGCTGGGAGGAAATATGCAGCAAGATCACCTCCGGTTTTCGTCAGTAACAGCTCATACACCGTGACCAGCTTTACCCTG GTGTTTGAGTTCAACAAAGGCACACTTCAGAACCTGTACTGGAAAGCCAACGGCTGCTCTGCTTGCTCCGGGCAACCCTCCTTCACCTGCGTCGATCAGAGCTGCGCGATCAGCACGGCGAACTGCACGGGCAAGGGCGGCACCGTGGATTGCAGCCCCGGGATTCAGCTCGCCTTCTCCGGCACTGACAAGCACGAAGCCGTCCTCAACTCGTGGTATGAGGTGTCCAAGCTCCGGCAGTACTCCCTGGTTGGGCTCTTCTCCAACCTCAAGGACTCACTCACCAGCCAGTTCAGCATCTTCTTCTAG
- the LOC127767302 gene encoding uncharacterized protein LOC127767302 isoform X1: protein MAVATLSSRSRRACAEAASVLLVLLVIAPSVAAGGDTNGVYEPCADAAVQRGDGFTFGVAFAARGDFFSGGVQLSPCDGRLSLASKGAKLAVFRPEVDEISLLTVNTSAGGGFDPATSGGYMVAFAGRKYAARSPPVFVSNSSYTVTSFTLVFEFNKGTLQNLYWKANGCSACSGQPSFTCVDQSCAISTANCTGKGGTVDCSPGIQLAFSGTDKHEAVLNSWYEVSKLRQYSLVGLFSNLKDSLTSQFSIFF, encoded by the exons atggcggtggcgacgcTGTCGTCGAGGTCGAGGCGCGCGTGCGCGGAGGCGGCGTCCgtgctcctcgtcctcctcgtcatcgCGCCGTCGGTGGCAGCCGGGGGCGACACCAACGGCGTGTACGAGCCGTGCGCGGACGCGGCGGTGCAGCGCGGGGACGGGTTCACCTTCGGCGTGGCCttcgcggcgcgcggcgacttcttctccggcggcgtGCAGCTCTCCCCCTGCGACGGAAGGCTGTCGCTGGCGTCCAAGGGCGCCAAGCTCGCGGTGTTCCGCCCCGAGGTCGACGAGATTTCGCTCCTCACCGTCAAcacctccgccggcggcggcttcgacCCG GCAACTTCTGGTGGCTACATGGTAGCTTTTGCTGGGAGGAAATATGCAGCAAGATCACCTCCGGTTTTCGTCAGTAACAGCTCATACACCGTGACCAGCTTTACCCTG GTGTTTGAGTTCAACAAAGGCACACTTCAGAACCTGTACTGGAAAGCCAACGGCTGCTCTGCTTGCTCCGGGCAACCCTCCTTCACCTGCGTCGATCAGAGCTGCGCGATCAGCACGGCGAACTGCACGGGCAAGGGCGGCACCGTGGATTGCAGCCCCGGGATTCAGCTCGCCTTCTCCGGCACTGACAAGCACGAAGCCGTCCTCAACTCGTGGTATGAGGTGTCCAAGCTCCGGCAGTACTCCCTGGTTGGGCTCTTCTCCAACCTCAAGGACTCACTCACCAGCCAGTTCAGCATCTTCTTCTAG
- the LOC127767279 gene encoding dnaJ protein homolog — protein sequence MFGRAPKKSDNTRYYEVLGVPKDASQDDLKKAYRKAAIKNHPDKGGDPEKFKELAQAYEVLSDPEKREIYDQYGEDALKEGMGPGGGMHDPFDIFSSFFGGGFGGGSSRGRRQRRGEDVVHPLKVSLEELYNGTSKKLSLSRNVLCSKCNGKGSKSGASMKCSGCQGSGMKVQIRQLGPGMIQQMQHPCNECKGTGETISDKDRCPGCKGEKVAQEKKVLEVVVEKGMQNGQKITFPGEADEAPDTVTGDIIFVLQQKEHPKFKRKGDDLFYEHTLNLTEALCGFQFVLTHLDNRQLLIKSKPGEVVKPDSFKAVNDEGMPMYQRPFMKGKLYIHFSVEFPDSLNPDQCKALETVLPPRPVSQYTDMELDECEETMPYDVNIEEEMRRRQQQQQQEAYDEDEDMHGGGAQRVQCAQQ from the exons ATGTTCGGGCGCGCGCCGAAGAAGAGCGACAACACGCGGTACTACGAGGTGCTTGGGGTGCCCAAGGATGCGTCCCAGGATGACCTCAAGAAGGCGTACCGCAAGGCCGCCATCAAGAACCACCCCGACAAGGGCGGAGACCCCGAGAAG TTCAAGGAATTGGCTCAGGCTTATGAAGTCCTGAGTGACCCTGAGAAGCGTGAAATCTATGATCAGTACGGTGAAGATGCTCTCAAGGAGGGGATGGGTCCTGGTGGTGGGATGCATGACCCATTTGACATCTTTTCCTCATTCTTTGGAGGTGGCTTTGGAG GTGGTAGCAGTAGGGGCAGGAGACAGCGTAGGGGAGAGGATGTGGTTCACCCTCTGAAGGTTTCTCTGGAGGAATTGTACAAtggcacatcaaagaagctcTCCCTTTCTCGCAATGTGCTCTGCTCCAAGTGCAATGG CAAGGGCTCGAAATCTGGTGCTTCCATGAAGTGCTCTGGTTGTCAAGGTTCTGGTATGAAGGTCCAAATTCGCCAGTTGGGGCCAGGAATGATTCAGCAAATGCAACATCCCTGCAATGAGTGCAAGGGAACTGGTGAGACCATCAGCGACAAGGATAGATGCCCAGGCTGCAAGGGTGAGAAGGTGGCGCAGGAGAAGAAGGTTCTTGAGGTGGTGGTCGAGAAGGGCATGCAGAATGGACAGAAGATCACCTTCCCTGGTGAGGCTGATGAAGCG CCCGATACTGTCACTGGAGACATTATCTTCGTCCTCCAGCAGAAGGAGCATCCCAAGTTCAAGAGAAAGGGAGATGACCTCTTCTACGAGCACACCCTGAACCTCACTGAGGCCCTTTGTGGCTTCCAGTTTGTTCTCACTCACTTGGACAACAGGCAGCTGCTTATCAAGTCCAAGCCCGGTGAAGTTGTCAAGCCTG ATTCATTCAAGGCTGTCAACGACGAGGGCATGCCGATGTACCAGCGGCCATTCATGAAGGGGAAGCTCTACATCCACTTCTCCGTGGAATTCCCCGACTCTTTGAACCCTGACCAGTGCAAGGCCCTGGAGACCGTCCTCCCGCCAAGGCCGGTGTCGCAGTACACCGACATGGAGCTCGACGAGTGCGAGGAGACCATGCCGTACGACGTGAACAtcgaggaggagatgaggaggcggcagcaacagcagcagcaggaggcatacgacgaggacgaggacatgcacggcggcggcgcccaacGCGTGCAGTGCGCGCAGCAGTAA